One genomic segment of Petrotoga sp. 9PWA.NaAc.5.4 includes these proteins:
- a CDS encoding bifunctional enoyl-CoA hydratase/phosphate acetyltransferase gives MRNFKELIKKAKIMKKKNLVLIGAEDIEAVKAISYAYEEGIISPVLIGNKEKIQNNLKIVNKDFDIIEAENSQQAAQIGVRLVSSGAADLIMKGKIKTSELLKAILNKEWGLRNENLLSHVAVLDIQNLNRLIIITDGGMVIKPDLNQKVQIINNALKVANSLDIEIPKVAVLGAVEVVNPDMPETEDAAILTQMNKRGQIKDCIVDGPLALDNAINEEAASIKEIKSPVAGKADILLVPDIHSGNFLGKAAVYMANGNIAGIIIGAKVPVVLVSRADNAQSKLASVALGVINS, from the coding sequence ATGAGAAACTTTAAAGAACTCATTAAAAAGGCTAAAATCATGAAAAAGAAAAATCTTGTTCTAATTGGAGCGGAAGATATTGAAGCTGTCAAAGCTATTTCATATGCTTATGAAGAAGGGATTATTAGCCCCGTTCTTATTGGCAATAAAGAAAAAATACAAAATAATTTAAAAATTGTAAATAAAGACTTTGACATTATAGAGGCAGAAAATTCTCAACAAGCAGCACAAATAGGAGTAAGACTTGTTTCAAGTGGAGCTGCAGATCTTATTATGAAAGGTAAAATAAAAACCTCTGAACTTTTAAAAGCAATTTTAAATAAAGAATGGGGTTTAAGAAATGAAAATTTACTTTCGCATGTTGCTGTTTTAGATATACAAAATTTAAATAGATTGATTATAATTACAGACGGTGGAATGGTTATAAAACCTGATTTGAATCAGAAGGTACAAATTATAAACAATGCACTTAAAGTTGCGAATAGTCTCGACATTGAAATTCCTAAGGTTGCAGTTTTGGGTGCGGTGGAAGTCGTTAATCCTGATATGCCTGAAACAGAGGATGCTGCAATATTAACTCAAATGAATAAAAGAGGGCAAATAAAGGATTGCATAGTGGATGGGCCCTTAGCACTTGATAATGCGATAAATGAAGAAGCTGCATCAATAAAAGAAATAAAAAGTCCTGTGGCAGGAAAAGCTGATATTTTATTGGTTCCAGATATACATTCAGGAAACTTTTTGGGAAAAGCAGCTGTTTATATGGCTAATGGAAATATTGCAGGAATAATAATTGGGGCTAAAGTTCCGGTAGTGTTGGTTTCTCGGGCAGATAATGCTCAATCAAAATTAGCCTCCGTTGCGCTTGGGGTTATAAATTCTTAA
- a CDS encoding GNAT family N-acetyltransferase: MGKYFKKIVGEKCYLSPIDPNDYEKYTQWLNDPEIYENLMVTDNIISLLKEKDILEKMAKSNETTFAIVDMSTNNLIGNCGLHNIDNINQTVTLGIFIGDKDYLSKGYGTEAVKLLVNYGFEYLNMNNIMLNTFSYNRRAIKCYEKAGFKEFGRRKQAKYYKNQRYDILYMEILREDVFNSFKNL; encoded by the coding sequence ATGGGTAAATATTTTAAGAAAATTGTTGGAGAAAAATGTTATTTGTCTCCTATAGACCCTAACGATTATGAAAAATATACACAATGGTTAAATGATCCAGAAATTTACGAAAATCTTATGGTTACAGATAATATAATTTCTTTGCTGAAAGAAAAAGATATTTTAGAAAAAATGGCTAAAAGCAATGAGACTACCTTTGCTATAGTCGATATGTCGACAAATAACCTTATAGGGAATTGCGGCCTACATAATATTGATAATATAAACCAAACAGTAACTTTAGGAATTTTTATAGGAGATAAAGATTATTTATCAAAAGGCTACGGCACTGAAGCTGTAAAATTACTTGTAAATTATGGATTTGAATATTTAAATATGAATAATATTATGCTCAATACTTTTAGTTACAACAGAAGAGCTATAAAATGTTACGAAAAAGCTGGTTTTAAAGAATTCGGTAGAAGAAAACAAGCAAAATATTACAAAAACCAAAGATATGATATATTATACATGGAGATTTTGAGAGAAGATGTTTTTAATTCCTTTAAGAATTTATAA
- a CDS encoding YifB family Mg chelatase-like AAA ATPase, with translation MKYSKIKTGCIDGFKVENILVEIDINSRSTLQTFKIVGMPSASVLESEKRVISAIRNIGFRVPNGSIVANLSPTSMRKEGSHFDLPIAISLLEASGQIKELNKSFFIFGELGLNGEVRPVPGIALFLMYIKERDQQAKFIIPRGNQGESVFVPKEDVYVIDSLKDIENLSLGIMDCFTPQYEEPVQTPFIVDFQEIRGQTFAKRGMEIAASGFHNVLMRGSPGSGKTMIAKRVPTVLPDMTREEIIESTMIYSVAGYMNTIIDKRPFRAPHHTASTSSIVGGGAIPKPGEISLAHNGVLFMDEFPEYRTDVIESLRQPLEDGEVTITRAKSVANFPAKFMLIASQNPCPCGYYGDKEIECSCSMNQIINYNKKVSGPIMDRIDIRIEVPRVKIEELMSKEDGESSKNIKDRVSRTAEIQIRRQNKLNGKLTNKELKRYAYLEEKAEDFLRKAAISLQLTARSVNRIIKISRTIADSFDSKYIEISHISEALNYRGRKIL, from the coding sequence ATGAAATATTCCAAGATTAAAACTGGGTGCATTGATGGTTTTAAAGTCGAAAATATACTTGTCGAAATTGATATAAACTCCCGCTCAACTCTTCAAACGTTTAAAATTGTTGGCATGCCTTCCGCCTCGGTTTTAGAAAGCGAAAAAAGGGTAATAAGTGCAATTAGAAATATTGGGTTCAGAGTTCCAAATGGTTCCATTGTTGCTAACCTTTCTCCAACTTCTATGAGAAAAGAGGGGTCTCATTTTGATTTACCAATTGCAATATCTCTTCTTGAAGCTTCAGGACAAATAAAAGAACTTAACAAAAGTTTTTTTATATTTGGAGAATTAGGATTAAACGGTGAAGTAAGACCTGTTCCTGGTATAGCTTTGTTTCTTATGTATATTAAAGAAAGAGATCAACAAGCAAAATTTATAATACCAAGAGGGAACCAAGGAGAAAGTGTTTTTGTACCAAAGGAAGATGTTTATGTGATAGATAGTTTAAAAGATATTGAAAATTTATCTTTGGGTATAATGGATTGTTTTACTCCACAGTACGAGGAACCAGTTCAAACTCCTTTTATTGTTGATTTTCAAGAAATAAGGGGCCAAACTTTTGCAAAACGGGGAATGGAAATTGCAGCCAGTGGATTTCATAATGTTTTGATGAGAGGATCTCCTGGATCTGGAAAGACTATGATCGCTAAAAGAGTGCCTACAGTTTTACCAGATATGACAAGAGAAGAAATAATAGAGTCTACAATGATTTATTCAGTCGCTGGATACATGAACACTATAATAGATAAAAGACCTTTTAGAGCTCCGCATCATACTGCATCGACTTCTTCAATAGTCGGTGGGGGAGCCATTCCTAAACCTGGAGAAATAAGCTTAGCCCATAATGGAGTTTTGTTTATGGATGAATTTCCAGAGTACAGAACAGATGTCATAGAGTCGTTAAGACAGCCTTTGGAAGACGGAGAAGTAACAATTACTAGAGCCAAATCAGTTGCAAACTTCCCCGCAAAGTTTATGTTGATTGCTTCACAAAATCCATGCCCCTGTGGTTATTATGGAGATAAAGAAATAGAATGTTCTTGCTCTATGAATCAAATTATTAATTACAATAAAAAGGTATCTGGTCCGATTATGGATAGAATAGATATAAGAATAGAAGTTCCAAGAGTAAAGATTGAAGAGTTAATGTCCAAAGAAGATGGAGAAAGTTCAAAAAACATAAAAGATAGAGTTTCAAGAACCGCTGAAATTCAAATAAGAAGGCAAAATAAATTGAACGGTAAACTTACAAATAAAGAATTAAAAAGATACGCTTATCTTGAAGAAAAAGCGGAAGATTTTTTAAGAAAAGCGGCTATTAGTTTACAATTAACAGCAAGATCCGTAAACAGAATAATAAAGATATCTCGAACTATAGCAGATTCATTTGATTCAAAGTATATTGAAATATCTCATATATCAGAAGCACTCAATTACAGAGGAAGAAAGATACTTTAA
- a CDS encoding sugar MFS transporter, producing the protein MTQKGTRNFIFFLMIIFSMVMNTLAPLMTSIQERFSVSIALSSTLPFISTLGTMISNFIGSFFISSIGFKNFITTAIVIQIIGLFSFATATNFSMIVLSVFLLGCATGASFMTLTTVFSHLDRKNQNFGFLNACFGIGGIIGPLIVSLFLSLNFDFRFIYFIHLALAVFILIAVTVFKPIPNIKYETIKITEAISIVKRKFVYLSLLIFLLYSGTEIGIITWSANLFHDVFAYSKEFSSIILSLFWIVFTFGRLITEFLNKKLTELGTIIYFSISLIISIILLLVFRNYIFFLFVGFSLSPIFPTIQKYSNQNLPGRILGLYNGLAFGATGIGAMIISTAMGVIGDFNFNISYMIPFITFSLIIYITQKLKQVKLLEN; encoded by the coding sequence TTGACCCAAAAAGGTACCCGAAATTTTATTTTCTTTTTGATGATAATATTCTCAATGGTGATGAATACTCTTGCCCCACTAATGACTTCTATTCAGGAAAGATTCTCTGTTTCAATAGCTTTATCATCTACCTTACCTTTTATAAGTACTCTCGGAACTATGATTTCTAACTTTATAGGTAGTTTTTTTATATCTTCAATAGGATTCAAAAATTTTATTACAACAGCTATAGTCATTCAGATTATTGGTCTATTTTCATTTGCCACCGCCACAAACTTTTCAATGATTGTACTTTCAGTTTTTCTCTTGGGTTGTGCTACAGGTGCTTCATTTATGACATTAACAACTGTTTTCTCTCATCTGGATAGGAAAAATCAAAACTTCGGCTTTTTAAACGCTTGCTTTGGAATAGGTGGAATTATTGGACCTTTGATTGTTAGCTTATTTTTGTCCCTAAATTTTGACTTTAGGTTTATATATTTTATACATTTAGCTTTAGCAGTTTTCATTTTAATCGCAGTAACAGTATTTAAACCCATTCCAAATATAAAATACGAAACAATTAAAATCACAGAAGCGATCAGTATAGTAAAAAGAAAGTTTGTTTATTTATCTTTACTGATATTTTTACTATATTCTGGAACCGAAATTGGCATTATAACATGGAGCGCCAATTTATTTCACGATGTATTTGCTTACTCAAAAGAATTTTCTTCTATAATACTTAGTTTATTTTGGATAGTTTTTACATTCGGAAGGTTGATAACAGAGTTTTTAAATAAAAAACTAACAGAATTAGGTACTATAATCTATTTTTCCATTTCACTTATAATAAGTATAATATTATTATTAGTCTTTAGAAATTACATCTTTTTTTTATTTGTTGGGTTTAGTTTATCTCCGATTTTTCCAACTATTCAAAAATATTCCAATCAAAACCTTCCAGGAAGAATTTTAGGCTTGTACAATGGTCTCGCCTTTGGTGCAACTGGCATTGGAGCCATGATTATTTCAACAGCTATGGGAGTTATAGGTGATTTTAATTTTAATATCTCTTATATGATACCTTTTATAACCTTTAGTTTAATAATTTATATTACTCAAAAATTAAAACAAGTAAAATTATTAGAAAACTAA
- the nfi gene encoding endonuclease V, translating into MKYKKIHSFDLSKQEMVKIQKDLAKNLQIFPYGNCPKIVSGVDLSFQKNKALAVIVTLDYKNLTILDVTFAIDEVKFQYIPGLLAFRELPIFLKAWKKLEIEPDIVFFDGQGYAHPRRMGIASHASFFIEKPTIGIAKSKLIGNYQNPDYKKGEYTFLYHQDEKIGVVLRTKDNVKPVFISPGNWVDFNDTLVFTLNFVGKYRIPEITRQAHLYTQTLKQR; encoded by the coding sequence GTGAAATACAAAAAGATTCATAGCTTTGATTTATCAAAACAAGAAATGGTTAAAATTCAAAAAGACTTAGCAAAAAATTTACAAATATTTCCTTATGGAAACTGTCCCAAAATAGTAAGTGGAGTGGACCTTTCTTTTCAAAAGAATAAAGCTTTAGCAGTAATAGTAACTTTAGATTATAAAAATCTTACAATATTAGATGTCACTTTTGCAATTGACGAAGTGAAATTCCAATATATTCCGGGGTTACTTGCTTTCAGAGAACTTCCAATTTTTTTGAAGGCTTGGAAAAAATTAGAGATAGAACCTGATATTGTTTTCTTTGATGGTCAAGGCTATGCTCATCCAAGAAGAATGGGGATCGCTTCTCATGCATCTTTTTTTATTGAAAAACCCACAATAGGAATTGCGAAATCAAAACTAATAGGTAATTATCAAAATCCCGACTACAAAAAAGGAGAATATACATTTTTATATCATCAAGATGAAAAAATTGGCGTTGTTTTAAGGACCAAAGACAATGTAAAACCTGTTTTTATATCTCCTGGTAATTGGGTAGATTTTAACGATACGTTGGTATTTACATTAAATTTTGTTGGAAAGTACAGGATTCCCGAAATAACTCGGCAAGCTCACTTATATACTCAAACTTTAAAGCAGAGGTGA
- the ispF gene encoding 2-C-methyl-D-erythritol 2,4-cyclodiphosphate synthase, with protein MLKIGFGYDIHALVKNRKLIIGGVEVEHPLKLGLSGHSDADVFFHALIDAILGMCGVGSIGDFFPETKEYKDANSAFLLEKILNLINNEYSFTINNIDSTIISKSIAISPISYQIKRNVARILKIEENQINIKGKSGNGLGSAGTDEGIEVYCVILGDVSEIQKDS; from the coding sequence ATGTTAAAAATTGGGTTTGGTTATGATATTCATGCTTTGGTTAAAAATAGAAAGTTAATAATTGGCGGTGTTGAAGTAGAGCACCCATTAAAATTAGGATTAAGTGGACATTCGGATGCAGACGTTTTTTTCCATGCTCTTATAGATGCTATTTTAGGAATGTGTGGAGTAGGATCCATAGGAGATTTTTTCCCTGAAACGAAAGAGTACAAAGATGCAAATAGCGCTTTTCTTTTGGAAAAGATATTGAATTTGATAAACAATGAATACAGTTTCACAATAAACAATATAGATTCAACTATAATATCAAAAAGCATTGCAATCTCTCCTATCTCGTATCAAATAAAACGAAATGTTGCGAGAATATTAAAAATAGAAGAAAATCAAATTAATATAAAAGGGAAAAGTGGAAATGGATTAGGATCGGCTGGAACAGACGAAGGTATAGAAGTTTACTGTGTTATACTGGGTGATGTAAGTGAAATACAAAAAGATTCATAG